The DNA segment GACCGGTGCGCCGGTGCCGGAACGGCCGGCTCTCTCCGATGTGGCGCTGATCTCGATCGCCACCCACAAGCTCAGCCGGCTGGTCGCGAAGGACGCGGTGACCAGCCCGCTGCGCGCGCCGTTCACCCGGTACACCGAGCCGGCCGGCGCCGCGGAGCTCAACGAGGAGGTCCGGGACGGGGGCAGCAGTGTCCGGCACGGCATCGGCGAGCTGGTCACCTGCCCCTTCTGCCTGGCCGTCTGGGTGGCGACCGGTCTGACCGGCGGGCTGGTGCTCGCGCCGCGGCTCACCCGGCTCGCGGCGACGGCGCTCACCGCCACCGCGGTCTCCGACTTCCTGCAGATGGCCTACTCGATCGCGAAGGAGAAGGCCGAGGGGATGGACGAGGAGTAGGCGGCTACAGCGAGCGCAGCGCCTCGGCCGCCTCGTCCTGGGCGTACTCGCCCTCGGGCAGCGCGTCGATGCGGGTCAGGGCCTCGGCCGGCAGGTCCGCCGCGATGGCCCGGCGCTGCAGGTCGCCGCTGGAGAGGCGCTCCTGTGCGTCGTAGGCCGCGTCGAGGAAATCGCTGAGCTCACGGAAGTCGTCGGTCACGGGCAGACGTCTACCCCGGCGAGGTTCCGGCAAACACCAGCGGAGTGATCCAGGTCACAATCGCTGCAGGAATCCTGCGGGGTGGCCGACGGTTGTGAACGGATGTCGGTGTTGCCAAGTGTCCCCGGGCCTCACCCTTAGCCTGCAGGGAATACCAGTTCGGCTGGAGCCCTGTTGAGCCACTCGCCGCGAGGCGACCTGCACACCGGCATCCGCGCCGCTCCCCGGCCGATCGCAATGATCAGCCGAGGGGCGGCGCACTTTTTTCATCCGGATTTCCCGGCTAGCGGGTTTATCCGGACAGGACCCCCCGAACGGGGCACCTCGCCGCCCGTGATCACCGATCGACGTGGCAGTATCCCTGGCGTGTCCGTACCGCAACGACGCGTCCCGGCTGCGTCCACCAGCGCTCGTTCGCTTCGGCGTACCCTCTCTTCCCGCAGGTCACGGCGTTCCGCCTCGGCCCTCGTCGCCGTGGCGGGCGGTCCACACCCGGTCGAGCTGGCCGGGATGCTGCACGAGCTCACGGTCCGCCTGCTCACCTCGGACACGCTGCCGCGCGCCCTCGACCGCCTCACCGCCTTCGCGGTGGGCTCGCTGCCGGGTGCGGCGCGTTGCTCGGTCGCCCTGATCGGTGAGGGCGGGCCCCTCATGGCGGCCACGTCCGGCACGGCGGGGGAGACCTTCGATCATTCGATGTACGAGGGAAGCACCGGCCCGGGACTCGAAGCGGCACGAACGCGGTCCCTGGTGACCGCCGGCGACCTGCTCGCCGATGAGCGCTGGCCGCAGCTGCGCGAGGCCGCCACGGCGAGCGGCATCCGGGCGGTCGCGGCGTTCCCGCTCGACGTGCGGCGTACCGCCGTGGGCGCCCTCAGCGTCTATCTGGAGAGCCCCGGCGATCCCGGCCCCGAGCTGCTGGTCACCGCGATGGCGCTGGCCGGGCAGGCGGAGGTGCTCCTCGGCGAGCTGGGCCGGCGCGCCGCGCTCACCGAGGGCGCCGAGGTGGACCGGGCGGTCGGCGTGATCATCGCGCAGCGCGGCTGCGGGGTGCAGGAGGCGTACGCGGTTCTGCAGGAGAGCGCCCAGCGTCTCGGCCTGGACCGCCGGATCGTGGCCGAGCGCCTGGTGGCCGCCGCGGCCCGCAAATCCGGCAACTGATTCTCAGCCGGGCGCAGTAGCGTGACGGCATGGCTGTTGTGAAGATCAACGCGATTGAGGTCCCCGAGGGGGCCGGCCCCGAGCTGGAGAAGCGGTTCGCGGCCCGGCACGGCGCCGTGGAGAACTCGCCCGGGTTCCTCGGGTTCGAGCTCCTGCGCCCGGTCAAGGGCGACAACCGGTACTTCGTCTACACCCGCTGGGAGACGGAGGAGGACTTCCAGGCGTGGGCCGGTGGCAGCGCCAAGGAGGCCCACGCCGGTGAGCGGGCCAAGCCTGTGGCCAGCGGGGCGAGCCTCCTGGAATTCGAAGTCGTCCAGTCGGTCCAGAAATAAGACGGTTCGGGGTACGAGCGGGTGCTTCCGCCCGTACCCCGCAAGGTCTTAAAGCTCGGCCGCCAGCGCCTCTTCGGCTCTCGCCTGCTGGGCCGACCGCTTCTGCAGCGGAAGCTCGGGCAGGAAGAAGACCACCACCAGGCCGACCAGCATGATGCAGAGCGCGATCAGGTAGACCACGTGCACGCTGTCCGAGAAGCCCACCTTGAACGGGTGCGCCACCACGTCGGAGAGCTTGCTCACGAACGACGTGTCGCTCAGCGCGTCGCTGCCCTGTGCCTGCGCGAGCAGCGCCTGCTGTGCGGGATCCGCGGCGGCCTGCTGGAAGGCGGGGTCCTTGGCGGCCTCCTGGTAGGCGCCGGCGATGTTGCCGGGCAGCAGGTTGAACAGCACCGACAGGAAGACGGCGGTGCCGAGCGTGCCGCCCATCGACCGGAAGAACGTCACCGCGCCGGTCGCCACGCCGATCTCCCGGGGTGAGACCGCGTTCTGCACCGCGGTGATCATCGGCTGCATGTTGCCGCCCAGGCCGAGGCCCATGACCACCATGACCAGCATGGTCTGCCAGAGCGGGGTGTCCGCCCCGACCCGGGAGAAGAGGAAGAGCGCGATCACCATGAGGGTGCTGCCGACGATCGGGAAGATCCGGTAGCGGCCGGTCCGGGAGATCAGCTGACCGGCGACGATCGAGCCGGTCATGATGCCGAACACGAACGGGATCATCTGCAGGCCGGCCATCGTGGCGGTCGAGCCCTTCACGATCTGCAGGTAGAGCGGGACGGTCATCAGGCCGCCGAACATCGCCATGCCGAGGATCGTGCTGGAGGTGGCGCCGACAGCGATCGTGCGGTTGCCGAACAGCCGCAGCGGGAGCAGCGCCTCGTCCTTGTAGGCCCGCTCGGCCAGCACGAAGCCGACGATGCCGATCACGCCGATGACGTAGCAGGCGATCGCCTTGCCGGAGTCCCAGCCCCAGTCCCGGCCCTGCTCGGCCACGGTCAGCAGCGGGACCAGGCCGATGATCAGGGTCAGCGCGCCGGGCCAGTCGATCCGGTGGCTGATCCGCTGGTGCGGGAGGTGCAGCACCTTCGCCACCACGGCCATCGCGAGGATGCCGATCGGCACGTTGATGAAGAACACCCAGCGCCAGCCGGACACCCCGAGCAGTTCGTCGGCGCCGGCGAAGAAGCCGCCGAGGATCGGGCCGAGCACGCTCGCGGTGCCGAAGACGGCGAGGAAGAAGCCCTGGTACTTGGCGCGCTCGCGGGGCGGCACGATGTCGCCGATGATCGCGAGGGCCAGCGACATGAGACCGCCGGCGCCGATGCCCTGGATGGCCCGGAAGGCGGCCAGCTGCCACATGTCGGTGGA comes from the Actinoplanes sp. OR16 genome and includes:
- a CDS encoding DUF1360 domain-containing protein encodes the protein MVAVPRPRLARLAKSYAPHEHRPLDGYLVAMGAFGALAGSLVAATRLTGAPVPERPALSDVALISIATHKLSRLVAKDAVTSPLRAPFTRYTEPAGAAELNEEVRDGGSSVRHGIGELVTCPFCLAVWVATGLTGGLVLAPRLTRLAATALTATAVSDFLQMAYSIAKEKAEGMDEE
- a CDS encoding GAF and ANTAR domain-containing protein, yielding MAGGPHPVELAGMLHELTVRLLTSDTLPRALDRLTAFAVGSLPGAARCSVALIGEGGPLMAATSGTAGETFDHSMYEGSTGPGLEAARTRSLVTAGDLLADERWPQLREAATASGIRAVAAFPLDVRRTAVGALSVYLESPGDPGPELLVTAMALAGQAEVLLGELGRRAALTEGAEVDRAVGVIIAQRGCGVQEAYAVLQESAQRLGLDRRIVAERLVAAAARKSGN
- a CDS encoding antibiotic biosynthesis monooxygenase, with protein sequence MAVVKINAIEVPEGAGPELEKRFAARHGAVENSPGFLGFELLRPVKGDNRYFVYTRWETEEDFQAWAGGSAKEAHAGERAKPVASGASLLEFEVVQSVQK
- a CDS encoding MDR family MFS transporter, whose amino-acid sequence is MSHPSPPALKPVEFTHRQILTILGGLMMGMFLAALDQTIMATATRTIADDLHGFDLQAWATTAFLITSTISTPLYGKLSDIYGRRPFFLFAIGVFIVGSFLCGLSTDMWQLAAFRAIQGIGAGGLMSLALAIIGDIVPPRERAKYQGFFLAVFGTASVLGPILGGFFAGADELLGVSGWRWVFFINVPIGILAMAVVAKVLHLPHQRISHRIDWPGALTLIIGLVPLLTVAEQGRDWGWDSGKAIACYVIGVIGIVGFVLAERAYKDEALLPLRLFGNRTIAVGATSSTILGMAMFGGLMTVPLYLQIVKGSTATMAGLQMIPFVFGIMTGSIVAGQLISRTGRYRIFPIVGSTLMVIALFLFSRVGADTPLWQTMLVMVVMGLGLGGNMQPMITAVQNAVSPREIGVATGAVTFFRSMGGTLGTAVFLSVLFNLLPGNIAGAYQEAAKDPAFQQAAADPAQQALLAQAQGSDALSDTSFVSKLSDVVAHPFKVGFSDSVHVVYLIALCIMLVGLVVVFFLPELPLQKRSAQQARAEEALAAEL